The following coding sequences are from one Humulus lupulus chromosome X, drHumLupu1.1, whole genome shotgun sequence window:
- the LOC133804639 gene encoding heavy metal-associated isoprenylated plant protein 24 → MGVEGTLEYLSDLLSSVKSKKKKKQTQTVALKIRMDCEGCARKVKSVLSGVKGAKSVDVDLKQQKATVTGYVDPKKVLKAAQSTKKKVELWPYVPYTMVANPYVSQAYDKKAPPNMVRRVPNTATISETTVDDSYTIMFSDENPNSCSIM, encoded by the exons ATGGGAGTCGAAGGTACTCTGGAATACTTGTCCGATCTACTAAGCAGTGTgaagagcaagaagaagaagaagcaaacACAAACTGTAGCCCTAAAAATAAGGATGGACTGCGAGGGTTGTGCCCGCAAGGTGAAGAGCGTTCTCTCCGGCGTCAAAG GAGCTAAATCAGTGGATGTGGACTTGAAACAGCAAAAGGCGACCGTGACTGGTTACGTGGATCCGAAGAAAGTGTTGAAGGCAGCTCAGTCGACGAAGAAGAAGGTTGAGCTGTGGCCGTATGTTCCGTACACTATGGTGGCCAATCCTTACGTGTCTCAGGCGTACGACAAGAAGGCCCCGCCCAACATGGTCAGGCGCGTCCCCAATACCGCCACCATCTCTGAGACCACCGTCGACGACTCCTACACCATCATGTTCAGTGATGAAAACCCTAATTCCTGCTCCATCATGTAG